The following proteins are co-located in the Pedobacter sp. FW305-3-2-15-E-R2A2 genome:
- a CDS encoding DUF4998 domain-containing protein: protein MKNINKTIGILGLALMVTACQKKDEYKKFTEHGEVVYPAKIDSLRILSGNGRIKVSGALNPDPKVVRFRVFWNSKLDSVDVPVKRTGGVDSVNYVISNLEEGPLSFEVRTYDSEGHISVPMNVVGNVYGERYRSALNNRAILSTEFNTQGEAKLKFQDISAASGTIGMQIRYKHSDNTIHDTVVVAQLKDQVVTLPKFKSNPIEYRIINKPDPLSIDKFYSNYETLSLKGEISAIYLKNNMVPFKRSAYDNNRWGDLADWVTNTAMKNHNGMGGYASDNDGIINIEAGWGSSAITNGKIYQTITLPPGKYSFTSELSDNNYDGNPPAYIVAASGTGIPNVEDLGTALGSTAVRNNRFEFELKQTTVVSLGMVLSFNTDHYMKIRSLRLYAL from the coding sequence ATGAAAAATATAAATAAAACCATCGGAATACTGGGGCTTGCCTTAATGGTCACTGCATGTCAGAAAAAAGATGAGTATAAAAAATTTACGGAGCATGGTGAAGTCGTTTATCCTGCCAAGATCGATTCTTTAAGAATCCTCTCCGGAAATGGGAGGATTAAAGTATCGGGTGCTTTAAATCCGGATCCGAAAGTAGTCCGGTTCAGGGTATTCTGGAACAGCAAGCTTGATTCTGTTGATGTGCCTGTGAAACGTACAGGAGGGGTAGACAGCGTGAATTACGTGATCAGCAACCTTGAGGAAGGTCCACTGAGCTTCGAGGTTCGTACTTATGATTCAGAAGGACATATTTCGGTACCTATGAATGTGGTGGGGAATGTTTACGGTGAACGTTACCGTTCGGCACTGAACAACAGGGCAATTCTAAGCACAGAATTTAATACCCAGGGGGAAGCAAAACTTAAATTCCAGGACATTAGCGCGGCAAGTGGTACAATTGGGATGCAGATTCGCTACAAACATTCGGACAATACCATCCATGATACTGTAGTTGTTGCCCAGCTTAAAGATCAGGTAGTGACCCTGCCTAAGTTTAAAAGTAATCCGATCGAATACCGGATCATTAATAAGCCCGATCCTTTGAGCATAGATAAGTTCTACTCGAACTATGAAACACTTTCTTTAAAAGGAGAAATAAGTGCCATATATTTAAAAAATAACATGGTGCCTTTTAAGAGATCAGCTTACGACAATAACAGATGGGGAGACCTGGCCGACTGGGTAACCAACACGGCCATGAAGAACCACAATGGGATGGGGGGATATGCCAGTGATAATGATGGAATCATAAATATTGAAGCCGGTTGGGGCTCAAGTGCCATCACTAACGGAAAAATTTATCAGACGATTACCTTACCTCCAGGCAAGTATTCATTTACCAGCGAGCTGTCTGACAACAATTACGACGGTAATCCACCTGCCTATATCGTGGCAGCGTCGGGAACTGGAATTCCAAATGTCGAGGACCTTGGAACAGCGCTCGGCAGTACTGCAGTTAGAAACAATCGCTTTGAATTTGAGTTAAAGCAAACGACTGTAGTTTCCTTGGGAATGGTCTTGTCCTTTAATACTGATCATTATATGAAAATCAGAAGTTTAAGGTTATATGCCTTATAA
- a CDS encoding alpha-galactosidase — MIKNKILSCLFFLVFFLSQANALTFKFGRSGKIIYDLKSGTFNVYQNSDEFLKSGFSTLKENGKVYSSKDYLTRNYTSIQISDQFGKGIRHTINLSAAGKPDMRQIFYTYDQLPYFLVEIEVSGTSVSSNEMIPVQGLIPILNGIKALRSVFVPFDNDTFISYNSKQLSKNEQQVSSEVAAIYDNSSFKGLISGSVNHRVWKTGTVTGIDSAGNTFISVQAGFTEKSITRDTIAHGTVTGNVVKSPKVFYGLFEDWRMGMEAYAKANRTAEPPIVFKWKHPTPLGWNSWGVMQEKISFDKIVKVTDFFADSLKAFRSEGTLYVDLDSFWDNMLKGGLEGDYSKLKEFADYVKKRGLKPGIYWAPFTDWGFKSGGDRRAEGGNYKFGELWTKVGSGYHDIDGARALDPTHPGTQQRIALVIGKLKECGYEMIKIDFLGHAAIESDHFYDPKVTTGMQAYDQGMSFLLKQLDGKMLVYAAISPTMASGRYIHVRRIACDAFKSIRDTKYTLNSLSYGWWQTHLYDYMDADHVVLGAEDIGANRARTLSAIVTGSFIVGDDFSAKGPWTGRAKELFQNQALLAVIRDGKSFQPLEADKEASEMFVKQSGNTRYLAIFNYGDKEKKFVVNAAALGLKTFSGYQLEDLFTHKSGTSVNAAEFVLPAGDATLIKITK, encoded by the coding sequence ATGATAAAAAATAAGATACTTTCATGTTTGTTCTTCCTGGTCTTTTTTCTGAGCCAGGCCAATGCCCTTACCTTTAAATTTGGCAGGTCAGGGAAAATTATCTACGACTTGAAATCAGGAACTTTTAATGTCTACCAGAATTCCGATGAGTTCTTAAAAAGCGGATTTTCAACCCTTAAAGAAAATGGAAAGGTCTATAGTTCAAAAGACTATTTAACAAGGAACTATACCAGTATTCAGATTTCAGATCAATTTGGAAAGGGTATAAGACATACCATTAACCTGAGTGCTGCCGGAAAACCGGATATGAGGCAGATCTTTTACACCTACGATCAGCTGCCTTATTTTTTAGTGGAAATCGAAGTCTCAGGGACGAGTGTCAGCAGTAATGAAATGATTCCTGTTCAGGGCCTTATTCCTATTTTGAACGGGATCAAAGCACTCAGAAGTGTATTTGTTCCTTTCGATAACGATACCTTTATCAGCTATAATTCAAAGCAGTTGTCGAAAAATGAGCAACAGGTCAGTTCAGAGGTCGCGGCCATTTACGACAACAGTTCGTTCAAAGGCCTGATCTCCGGATCAGTAAACCATCGGGTTTGGAAAACAGGTACGGTTACAGGTATCGACAGCGCAGGCAATACCTTTATCAGCGTACAAGCTGGTTTTACAGAAAAAAGCATCACCAGGGATACCATTGCTCATGGTACAGTAACAGGCAATGTGGTTAAATCTCCGAAGGTTTTTTATGGTTTATTTGAAGATTGGAGAATGGGAATGGAGGCCTATGCCAAAGCAAACCGAACCGCGGAGCCCCCGATTGTATTCAAATGGAAGCATCCGACCCCTTTGGGATGGAACAGCTGGGGCGTGATGCAGGAAAAAATTTCCTTTGATAAAATTGTAAAGGTCACAGATTTCTTTGCAGACAGCCTGAAAGCTTTCAGAAGTGAGGGCACCTTATATGTTGACCTGGATTCCTTTTGGGACAATATGCTGAAAGGCGGACTGGAGGGTGATTATTCAAAGCTAAAAGAATTTGCAGATTACGTTAAAAAACGAGGATTAAAACCGGGCATTTACTGGGCTCCTTTTACAGACTGGGGCTTTAAGTCGGGCGGCGACAGAAGGGCAGAAGGCGGGAATTACAAATTTGGGGAACTCTGGACCAAAGTAGGCTCGGGTTACCACGATATTGACGGCGCCAGGGCATTAGATCCAACGCATCCAGGCACTCAGCAAAGAATCGCCCTCGTGATCGGGAAGCTGAAAGAATGTGGCTATGAAATGATCAAAATTGATTTCCTGGGACATGCAGCCATAGAATCTGATCATTTTTATGATCCAAAAGTGACCACAGGAATGCAGGCCTATGACCAGGGGATGTCCTTTTTGCTCAAACAACTGGATGGAAAAATGCTGGTCTATGCTGCTATTTCTCCAACCATGGCTTCGGGTAGGTACATTCATGTGAGAAGGATTGCCTGCGATGCTTTTAAGTCTATTAGAGACACGAAATATACCCTCAATAGCCTCAGTTATGGCTGGTGGCAGACCCATTTGTATGATTATATGGATGCAGACCATGTGGTGCTTGGAGCCGAAGATATTGGTGCCAACCGGGCGAGAACGCTTTCTGCAATTGTGACCGGTTCTTTTATTGTTGGCGATGATTTTTCAGCGAAAGGTCCATGGACCGGACGTGCAAAAGAACTGTTCCAGAATCAGGCATTATTGGCCGTTATTAGAGATGGAAAATCCTTCCAACCCCTTGAAGCAGATAAAGAAGCCTCGGAAATGTTTGTTAAGCAATCAGGTAATACCCGTTACCTGGCTATTTTCAATTATGGAGATAAAGAAAAGAAGTTTGTGGTCAACGCTGCTGCCCTTGGCTTAAAAACCTTTAGTGGATACCAGCTGGAAGATCTTTTTACCCATAAATCCGGAACTTCTGTTAACGCTGCTGAATTTGTGCTGCCTGCCGGTGATGCCACACTGATTAAAATAACGAAATAA
- a CDS encoding alpha-galactosidase: protein MFKVPLNTFIPFCLLLLFSASIPLRSVAQSVIIPIETQNNALVLQTDTNKHLGTIYFGKKLTNNKEYLQVPALYKQTSDYTGVLNSAYASSGSRNLVEPAISVTHADGNNSLDLKYVSHDLKQIDNNVSLLSIVLKDPVYNFSVTLYYKTYFKEDVVEQWSSIQHQEKGNVTLHKFASANLYIKSAGYWLNQYHGDWAKEMQAEESKLTHGIKTLDSKLGTRANLFQPPVFMVSLGKPATEDEGTVLFGSLEWSGNFRTDLEVDFQDNLRIVSGINNYASTYTLKPKEAFVTPVFLYTLSTGGKGLASRNLQQWARNYKLLDGKGTRLTLLNNWEATYFDFNESKLAGLLKDTRKLGVDLFLLDDGWFANKYPRNGDVAGLGDWQENKKKLPNGISSLVKEAQNNQVKFGIWIEPEMVNPKSELYEKHPDWVVKQPQREEHYFRNQLALDLSNPKVQDFVYGVIDGLFTKNPDLAYIKWDCNAVIYNAHSATIKNQNHFYIEYVKGLYKVLERIRAKYPKVPMMLCSGGGGRVDYAALQYFTEFWPSDNTDPLERIFMQWEYSYFYPAIATSNHVTDWGKQPIKFRTDVAMMGKLGFDIVVSKLSADELKYCQDAIKNYDALKGIIWQGNQYRLSNPTESSVASMLYLDENKSSGVIFNYLVNYRYAVNSSSPMLLKGLDPAKNYKIQEINLYPGTKSSIKGEATYTGDFLMKAGFNPDVNSSRTSVVLKIEAVN from the coding sequence ATGTTTAAAGTCCCATTGAATACCTTCATCCCTTTCTGCTTACTACTGCTTTTCTCCGCTTCCATTCCGCTCAGGTCTGTAGCACAATCAGTAATCATCCCTATTGAAACACAAAATAATGCATTGGTCCTGCAAACAGATACCAATAAGCATCTGGGGACCATTTATTTCGGTAAGAAATTAACAAACAACAAGGAATATTTACAGGTTCCAGCTTTGTACAAGCAAACTTCAGATTATACAGGTGTTCTCAATTCTGCCTATGCCTCGTCTGGTTCAAGGAATCTGGTCGAACCTGCCATCAGCGTAACCCATGCAGATGGGAACAATTCCCTGGACCTGAAATATGTAAGTCATGATTTAAAGCAAATTGACAACAATGTTTCCTTACTCAGCATTGTTTTAAAAGATCCGGTATACAATTTCTCGGTTACACTCTACTATAAAACTTATTTTAAAGAAGATGTGGTAGAACAATGGAGCTCCATTCAGCATCAGGAAAAAGGCAATGTGACCTTACATAAATTTGCTTCCGCAAACTTATATATAAAAAGTGCGGGTTATTGGTTAAATCAATATCATGGAGATTGGGCGAAAGAGATGCAGGCCGAAGAATCGAAACTTACACATGGCATAAAAACACTGGACAGCAAATTGGGTACAAGGGCCAATCTGTTCCAGCCTCCAGTGTTTATGGTCTCCCTGGGGAAACCTGCAACAGAAGATGAAGGGACTGTTTTATTTGGTTCATTGGAATGGAGTGGTAATTTCCGGACCGATCTGGAAGTCGACTTTCAGGACAATCTAAGGATTGTTTCCGGCATCAACAACTATGCTTCAACCTATACTTTAAAGCCAAAGGAAGCTTTTGTAACGCCGGTATTCCTATATACTTTATCTACAGGCGGCAAAGGTCTGGCAAGCAGGAACCTGCAACAATGGGCGAGAAATTACAAATTGTTAGATGGTAAAGGGACCCGCTTAACACTTTTAAACAATTGGGAAGCCACTTATTTCGATTTTAATGAAAGCAAGCTTGCCGGTCTGTTAAAAGACACCAGGAAACTGGGAGTAGATCTTTTCCTGCTGGATGATGGATGGTTTGCCAACAAATACCCTCGTAATGGTGATGTTGCGGGATTGGGCGACTGGCAGGAAAATAAAAAGAAATTGCCAAACGGGATCTCTTCTCTGGTTAAAGAGGCACAAAATAATCAGGTGAAATTCGGGATATGGATAGAGCCTGAAATGGTGAATCCTAAAAGTGAATTGTACGAAAAACATCCGGATTGGGTCGTTAAACAGCCGCAAAGAGAAGAACATTATTTCAGAAACCAACTGGCGCTGGACCTCAGCAATCCGAAAGTGCAGGACTTTGTTTATGGGGTGATAGATGGACTGTTTACCAAGAATCCCGATCTGGCCTATATTAAATGGGATTGTAATGCGGTAATTTATAATGCGCATTCGGCAACGATTAAAAACCAGAATCATTTTTATATAGAGTATGTAAAAGGCTTATACAAAGTGTTGGAACGAATCAGGGCAAAATATCCTAAAGTACCCATGATGCTTTGCTCCGGTGGTGGTGGCAGGGTAGATTATGCTGCGCTGCAGTACTTTACCGAATTCTGGCCGAGTGACAATACAGATCCCCTGGAGCGTATTTTTATGCAATGGGAATATTCCTACTTTTATCCGGCAATAGCGACTTCAAACCATGTGACAGACTGGGGTAAACAACCCATAAAATTCCGTACAGACGTTGCCATGATGGGTAAACTGGGTTTTGATATTGTGGTGAGCAAACTCAGTGCAGATGAACTTAAATATTGCCAGGATGCGATAAAAAATTACGATGCATTAAAAGGGATCATCTGGCAGGGAAATCAATACCGCTTGTCCAATCCAACAGAATCAAGCGTCGCTTCCATGCTTTATCTTGATGAAAACAAATCATCAGGCGTTATCTTCAATTACCTTGTTAATTACAGATATGCCGTAAACAGCAGTTCGCCTATGCTGTTAAAGGGACTTGACCCTGCAAAAAATTATAAGATCCAGGAAATAAACCTTTATCCCGGTACAAAATCGAGCATTAAAGGGGAAGCAACCTATACCGGCGATTTCCTGATGAAAGCAGGATTTAATCCCGATGTAAATTCATCAAGAACAAGTGTGGTTTTAAAAATTGAAGCCGTAAATTAA
- a CDS encoding glycoside hydrolase family 95 protein, whose translation MNLNKKCLLTTACIAAALLSFGQNKNLKLFYHQPAAQWEETLPLGNGRLGMTPDGGISKEKTVLNDITLWSGSPQDANNYEAYKSLPKIRQLILEGKNDEAQDLVNRDFVCKGPGSGGPQWGKYQTLGALEMEFSYKGIGTAQPEVKQYHRELSLEQAMANCSFNVNGVNYKRAYFTSFDDDVSVIRLTADQPGQLNLSIQLNRPERYAVQTEGNELQMTGQLDNGTDGKGMQYMARVSAKLKGGTLSANHNSLIIKDATEVTIYIAAATDFRSFPFKEKTKQVLAAALKKPYELQKSTHIANYGKLFKRLSIDLGEGTSAKLPTNLRLDGFYKNYETDPSLAALFFQFGRYLSISSTRVGLLPPNLQGLWAKEINTPWNSDYHLDVNVQMNHWPVEVANLSELNLPLSELVRGLVKPGQKTAKAYYNANGWIAHVITNVWGFTEPGESASWGASNAGSGWLCNNLWEHYEFSQDLKYLKSIYPILKGSAEFYKSAQIKDPKSGWLVTSPSVSPENSFYLPNGKTAAISMGPTIDNQIVRELFGNVIKASILLNTDATFRAELKETLKSVPPAGVISKDGRIQEWLEDYKETDLQHRHISHLYGLYPASLISPFSTPELAAAAKKTLEVRGDDGPSWTIAYKLLFWARLQDGNRAFKLLKEILKPTLRTDINYGAGGGVYPNILSAGPPFQIDGNFGATAGIAEMLLQSHDGFIELLPALPDAWRKYGNIKGFKARGNFTIDMSWKDGKIVNYRIASPMAKKVKVKVNGALKEVVAQRL comes from the coding sequence ATGAACCTAAACAAAAAATGCCTGCTCACCACTGCATGTATTGCTGCTGCTTTACTCAGTTTTGGCCAGAACAAAAATTTAAAGCTATTCTATCATCAACCGGCTGCCCAGTGGGAGGAAACGCTCCCTTTAGGAAATGGCCGTTTGGGGATGACTCCCGATGGGGGCATTTCCAAAGAAAAAACAGTCCTCAACGACATTACCTTATGGTCTGGCAGTCCGCAGGATGCCAATAACTATGAGGCCTATAAAAGCCTGCCTAAAATAAGACAGCTCATTCTTGAAGGAAAAAATGACGAAGCTCAGGACCTGGTCAACAGAGATTTTGTGTGTAAAGGCCCTGGTTCCGGCGGCCCGCAATGGGGGAAGTATCAAACCCTTGGCGCTTTGGAAATGGAATTCAGTTACAAGGGAATCGGCACTGCACAACCCGAAGTTAAACAATACCATCGGGAATTGTCTTTGGAACAGGCCATGGCCAATTGCAGTTTTAATGTAAATGGCGTAAACTATAAAAGAGCCTACTTTACCAGCTTTGATGATGATGTCAGTGTGATCCGCTTAACTGCCGATCAGCCTGGTCAGCTTAACCTCAGCATCCAGCTGAACCGACCCGAACGCTATGCCGTACAAACGGAGGGAAATGAATTGCAGATGACCGGGCAACTGGATAATGGGACTGATGGTAAAGGGATGCAGTACATGGCCAGGGTTAGCGCCAAACTGAAAGGCGGAACACTTAGCGCCAATCACAATTCACTGATCATTAAAGATGCTACAGAAGTCACTATTTATATCGCTGCAGCAACAGATTTCAGAAGTTTTCCTTTTAAAGAAAAAACGAAACAGGTGCTTGCAGCCGCGCTTAAAAAGCCATATGAATTGCAAAAAAGCACACATATCGCCAACTATGGCAAGCTCTTTAAAAGGCTGAGCATTGACCTTGGAGAAGGAACATCGGCAAAGCTTCCTACCAATCTCAGGTTAGATGGCTTTTATAAAAACTATGAAACAGACCCTTCTCTTGCGGCTTTATTCTTCCAGTTTGGAAGGTATTTAAGCATCAGCAGTACCAGAGTGGGTTTACTTCCACCTAACCTTCAGGGCTTATGGGCCAAAGAAATAAATACCCCCTGGAACAGTGATTACCACCTCGATGTCAATGTGCAGATGAACCATTGGCCAGTAGAAGTCGCCAATCTTTCTGAACTGAACCTGCCTTTGTCGGAGCTGGTGAGGGGACTGGTAAAACCAGGTCAGAAAACAGCTAAAGCTTATTACAACGCGAATGGCTGGATTGCACATGTGATCACCAATGTCTGGGGCTTTACAGAGCCTGGAGAAAGTGCTTCCTGGGGTGCTTCCAATGCCGGATCGGGATGGCTGTGCAACAACTTATGGGAACATTATGAGTTTAGTCAGGATTTAAAATACCTGAAAAGTATCTATCCGATATTAAAGGGCTCTGCCGAGTTTTACAAAAGCGCGCAGATCAAAGACCCAAAATCAGGATGGCTGGTTACCTCACCCTCCGTATCTCCTGAAAACTCGTTTTATCTTCCCAATGGAAAGACTGCTGCCATTTCTATGGGACCAACGATCGACAACCAGATTGTAAGAGAACTATTTGGCAACGTGATCAAAGCTTCAATCCTGTTAAATACCGACGCCACATTTAGAGCGGAGTTAAAGGAAACGTTAAAATCTGTGCCACCTGCTGGGGTGATCAGTAAAGACGGGCGCATCCAGGAATGGCTGGAAGATTATAAAGAAACGGATCTTCAGCACAGACATATTTCTCATCTATATGGCTTATATCCGGCATCGCTGATCAGCCCGTTTTCTACACCTGAACTCGCCGCAGCAGCAAAGAAAACACTGGAAGTGCGGGGCGATGATGGACCTAGCTGGACGATAGCCTATAAACTATTGTTCTGGGCAAGGTTGCAGGATGGGAACCGTGCATTTAAACTACTGAAAGAGATCTTAAAACCAACATTAAGGACGGATATCAATTATGGTGCAGGAGGAGGGGTGTATCCTAATATTTTGTCGGCGGGACCTCCTTTTCAAATTGACGGTAATTTTGGCGCCACTGCCGGTATTGCGGAGATGCTTTTGCAAAGCCATGACGGTTTTATCGAGCTCTTGCCTGCATTGCCGGATGCCTGGAGAAAGTACGGAAATATTAAAGGCTTTAAAGCCAGAGGTAATTTCACGATAGACATGAGCTGGAAGGATGGCAAAATTGTCAATTACCGGATTGCATCGCCAATGGCCAAAAAAGTAAAGGTAAAAGTAAATGGAGCGCTAAAAGAGGTAGTAGCTCAGCGTCTTTAA
- a CDS encoding sialate O-acetylesterase: MTMNLKKKKQQKLLSLTLFSVILCISSFVQAKVKLPSIFSDYMVFQQKTKAAVWGKAEPGKTISITTTWSRAHYTSKADEHGNWKMLVATPSYGGPYAMTISDGDPLILMNIMIGEVWVCSGQSNMEMPLAGWGKVNDYEQEIASARYPEIRILQVDHVTSNVPLDDAKVANSGWKLCIPQFVPEFSAVAYFFAREIYNKTKIPIGLIHTSWGGTIAEAWTSGSTLKTMPDFVEAVNKIENSEKDKNGPSYEQQLASWQQLVLAKDAGMAAGKPAWIANSMDVSSWKTMSLPTVWEQAGMPEFDGVVWFRKNITIPQAWEGKELTINLGTIDDNDITFLDGQKIGETEGYNKPRSYTIPGDKVKAGTFALVVRVFDGAGGGGIYGNKEGMSLVSEGGAHFSLDGEWQYKVGMSLKDIAKAPASNDGPNRTTVLYNAMIHPFLQFPIKGAIWYQGESNADRAHQYRTLFPAMIKDWRKQWGVGDFPFYFVQLANFMQVDATPPTASAWAELRDAQRGTLSLPNTGMAVSIDLGDAADIHPKNKQDVGKRLALIALAKTYGVNVPYTGPVYQSAKIESGTIKLNFTAAEGLKSSDGAELKGFAIAGSDQKFHWAKAEIKGNQIMVSSTEVTNPVSVRYAWGNNPVCNLVNAAGLPASPFRTDQWADSTK; encoded by the coding sequence ATGACCATGAATCTTAAAAAGAAAAAACAGCAAAAGCTTTTATCTCTAACCCTATTTTCTGTAATACTTTGTATCAGCAGTTTTGTTCAGGCAAAAGTAAAGCTGCCTTCTATATTTAGCGATTACATGGTTTTCCAGCAAAAGACAAAGGCTGCGGTTTGGGGTAAAGCAGAGCCGGGAAAAACGATCAGCATCACTACCACCTGGAGCCGTGCACATTATACCTCAAAAGCAGATGAACATGGAAACTGGAAGATGCTGGTGGCCACCCCATCTTATGGCGGCCCTTATGCAATGACGATCTCTGATGGAGATCCATTGATCTTAATGAATATCATGATTGGCGAAGTATGGGTTTGTTCCGGACAATCTAACATGGAGATGCCTTTGGCGGGATGGGGAAAGGTGAATGATTATGAGCAGGAAATTGCATCGGCCAGATATCCGGAGATCAGGATATTGCAGGTGGATCATGTGACCAGTAATGTTCCTTTGGATGATGCTAAGGTGGCCAATTCTGGATGGAAGCTTTGCATCCCTCAATTTGTTCCTGAATTCTCGGCTGTGGCTTATTTCTTTGCCAGAGAGATCTATAATAAAACTAAAATCCCGATTGGATTAATTCATACTTCATGGGGTGGCACGATTGCCGAAGCATGGACCAGTGGCTCGACGCTTAAAACAATGCCTGATTTTGTGGAAGCGGTCAACAAAATTGAAAATTCGGAAAAGGATAAAAACGGCCCCAGCTATGAGCAGCAATTGGCCAGCTGGCAACAGTTGGTGTTGGCAAAAGACGCAGGTATGGCAGCAGGTAAGCCAGCCTGGATTGCCAACTCAATGGATGTTTCTTCCTGGAAAACGATGTCTTTGCCAACGGTATGGGAACAAGCAGGAATGCCCGAATTTGATGGGGTAGTTTGGTTTAGAAAAAACATTACCATTCCCCAGGCTTGGGAGGGCAAAGAGCTGACCATTAACCTGGGGACTATTGACGACAATGACATCACGTTTTTAGATGGTCAAAAAATAGGAGAAACGGAGGGCTACAATAAACCACGTAGCTATACCATTCCGGGAGATAAAGTAAAAGCAGGAACCTTTGCGCTGGTGGTTAGGGTATTTGATGGTGCCGGTGGCGGTGGAATATACGGCAATAAAGAGGGGATGTCGCTTGTTTCTGAAGGTGGAGCCCATTTTTCCCTGGATGGAGAATGGCAGTATAAAGTGGGCATGAGCCTGAAAGATATCGCAAAAGCACCGGCCTCAAATGACGGCCCTAACCGGACGACTGTGTTATACAATGCCATGATTCATCCCTTCCTGCAATTTCCAATCAAAGGAGCCATCTGGTATCAGGGAGAAAGCAATGCAGATCGTGCGCATCAATACCGTACCCTTTTCCCGGCAATGATCAAAGACTGGAGAAAGCAATGGGGAGTTGGAGATTTTCCTTTCTATTTTGTACAGCTGGCTAACTTCATGCAGGTTGATGCTACACCACCAACTGCTTCCGCATGGGCAGAACTAAGAGATGCACAACGCGGAACACTCTCCCTTCCAAATACCGGAATGGCGGTGTCTATCGATCTCGGTGATGCCGCAGACATCCACCCAAAAAACAAACAGGATGTCGGTAAAAGACTGGCTTTAATCGCACTCGCAAAAACCTATGGTGTTAATGTTCCTTATACAGGTCCTGTATACCAATCTGCTAAAATAGAATCTGGTACTATTAAATTGAACTTTACTGCGGCCGAAGGTTTAAAAAGCAGTGATGGTGCAGAACTGAAAGGCTTTGCCATTGCCGGATCAGACCAGAAATTTCACTGGGCTAAAGCAGAAATAAAAGGGAATCAGATTATGGTCAGTAGTACTGAGGTGACCAATCCGGTTTCAGTAAGGTATGCCTGGGGCAATAACCCGGTATGTAATCTGGTCAATGCAGCCGGACTTCCTGCATCACCATTCCGGACAGATCAATGGGCCGATAGCACAAAGTAA
- a CDS encoding DUF5000 domain-containing lipoprotein, which produces MKRNKYIIIPILYVLLVLVSCNKAEINGILEDSKTAPGQVSNVRVENQNGQAKISYNLPDNKDLLYVKAVYSIATGQQREVLASGYTNTMIVDGFADTNPHEIKLYAVNKSEKASEPVSVTVTPLIAPFRLIFNELKASATFGGVRVNTINKFKATVAIVPLLDSLGNGDWANLENVYTQDSVINASIRGLKPKRGKFAFYVRDRWLNRSDTLLIDLTPLEENLLNKDLFQEVRLPGDAEYMYSTTLNLIWDKRTDNGQWPCMYTQESAGSPQTVSFSIGKEAKLSRIVIYPRREAGYYDKGNLKDFEVWGSNNPSQDGSWASWTRLMTCNVLKPSGSPLGTDTGADEAYGKAGWSFDFPEDAPKYKYLRIKNLKNWRSSYFMEIAQVSIWGVY; this is translated from the coding sequence ATGAAAAGAAATAAATATATCATAATCCCTATTTTGTATGTACTGCTTGTGCTGGTTTCCTGCAACAAAGCGGAGATCAACGGGATTTTGGAAGACAGTAAGACTGCACCCGGACAAGTGAGCAATGTGCGTGTAGAAAACCAAAATGGCCAGGCAAAAATCAGCTATAACCTGCCGGATAATAAAGACCTGCTGTATGTTAAAGCGGTGTACAGCATCGCCACCGGGCAGCAACGGGAAGTCCTGGCTTCAGGCTATACCAATACGATGATTGTAGATGGATTTGCAGATACCAATCCGCATGAGATCAAATTATATGCAGTAAACAAAAGTGAAAAAGCCTCTGAACCGGTTTCTGTTACGGTTACCCCTTTGATTGCTCCGTTTAGATTGATCTTTAATGAGCTAAAAGCCAGCGCTACGTTTGGCGGGGTCAGGGTAAACACGATCAACAAGTTCAAAGCAACAGTAGCTATTGTTCCCTTACTGGATTCTTTAGGGAACGGAGACTGGGCCAATCTGGAGAATGTGTACACGCAGGATTCTGTGATCAATGCCAGTATCAGAGGGCTGAAACCAAAGCGGGGAAAATTCGCTTTTTATGTGCGCGACAGGTGGCTGAACCGTTCTGATACCTTATTGATTGACCTGACACCATTGGAAGAGAACCTGTTGAACAAAGATCTTTTTCAGGAAGTAAGGTTGCCAGGCGATGCGGAATACATGTACAGCACCACTTTGAACCTGATCTGGGATAAAAGAACCGACAATGGGCAATGGCCTTGTATGTATACTCAGGAAAGTGCCGGCAGTCCGCAAACCGTGAGTTTTAGCATAGGCAAAGAAGCAAAGTTGAGCAGGATTGTAATCTATCCAAGAAGAGAAGCCGGGTACTATGACAAAGGAAACCTTAAAGATTTTGAGGTCTGGGGATCCAATAATCCAAGTCAGGATGGAAGCTGGGCGAGCTGGACCAGACTGATGACCTGTAACGTGCTAAAACCTTCGGGATCACCGCTAGGTACCGACACTGGTGCGGATGAAGCCTATGGTAAAGCAGGCTGGTCATTTGATTTTCCTGAAGATGCCCCTAAATACAAGTATTTAAGGATAAAAAATCTGAAGAACTGGCGAAGCAGTTATTTCATGGAAATAGCTCAGGTGTCAATATGGGGCGTATATTAA